One Mycolicibacterium goodii genomic region harbors:
- a CDS encoding NADP-dependent oxidoreductase — translation MRAAGVRAFGETVQSLVVDDPRPLAADEVLIEVRSAGIGNWDDIIRTGGWDVGRCPPLVLGVEGAGVIREVGSNQTGFRVGDEVLCHPVPLREQGTWAPYLIAPVGSLARKPPGISWDIAAIFPVPALTAQQVVDDALALRAGDTLLVHGAGGITGGLIVQLAALLGVDVLATASSHSADRVRGYGARAVIDYRDPMWPHHAQTLADAPIGAVANAARGGAEAAMTTLADGGRLATITPDPPAPARGITVRPVYVRSDGAQLTRLTVLLASHRVSMPTPRSCDLDQAGEALARVVAGHESSGVVITHASVHTATTR, via the coding sequence ATGCGTGCAGCGGGGGTACGCGCGTTCGGCGAAACCGTGCAGTCGCTGGTAGTCGACGATCCGCGACCGTTGGCAGCCGACGAGGTCCTCATCGAGGTTCGCAGCGCCGGTATCGGCAACTGGGACGACATCATCCGCACCGGCGGATGGGACGTCGGCAGATGCCCACCGCTGGTGCTCGGCGTCGAAGGGGCAGGGGTCATCAGGGAGGTCGGCAGCAACCAGACCGGCTTCCGCGTGGGGGACGAGGTGCTGTGCCACCCGGTGCCTCTTCGTGAGCAGGGGACGTGGGCGCCGTATCTGATCGCGCCCGTCGGATCGCTCGCTCGGAAACCGCCAGGGATTTCCTGGGATATCGCGGCAATCTTCCCGGTGCCGGCGTTGACCGCCCAGCAGGTTGTCGACGACGCTTTGGCGCTACGCGCCGGCGACACGTTGCTCGTCCATGGCGCGGGTGGAATCACCGGTGGACTGATCGTCCAGCTGGCCGCCCTGCTCGGAGTCGATGTGCTCGCGACCGCGAGTTCGCACAGCGCCGACCGGGTTCGCGGGTACGGCGCGCGTGCCGTGATCGACTACCGCGATCCGATGTGGCCACACCACGCACAGACGTTGGCGGATGCTCCGATCGGCGCCGTCGCCAATGCGGCGCGCGGGGGTGCCGAAGCGGCGATGACCACGCTGGCCGACGGAGGTCGATTAGCCACCATCACGCCGGATCCGCCTGCGCCGGCCCGCGGCATCACGGTGAGACCCGTCTATGTCCGGTCCGACGGTGCGCAACTGACCCGCCTGACCGTCTTACTCGCCTCCCACCGGGTCAGCATGCCGACCCCGCGATCCTGCGACCTCGATCAAGCCGGCGAAGCCCTGGCAAGGGTTGTCGCGGGCCACGAGTCCAGCGGCGTGGTCATCACCCACGCATCGGTTCACACGGCGACAACTCGTTGA
- a CDS encoding cupin domain-containing protein encodes MTIDIFRPGGPRARSVSRSAGRSVFLGTIGVRHILDKVQAEGRLSVLEHPMSPRALASALHRHHNEDEYSWVIEGRVGALLGDEVLYGGPGDFIVKPRGQWHTFWNASDEPARILEIISPAGFEQFFDELAGLGGVQQISTENLDELCARYDLEMDVDSVPELCHRFGLRFPGEPL; translated from the coding sequence GTGACGATCGACATATTCAGACCAGGCGGGCCGCGTGCGAGATCTGTCAGCCGCAGCGCGGGCAGGTCGGTGTTCCTGGGGACGATCGGTGTCCGGCACATCCTCGACAAGGTTCAGGCAGAGGGGCGTCTTTCCGTTCTCGAGCACCCGATGTCGCCGCGGGCGCTGGCCTCGGCGCTTCACCGTCACCACAACGAGGACGAGTACAGCTGGGTCATCGAGGGACGCGTAGGTGCACTGCTCGGCGATGAAGTGCTGTACGGCGGACCGGGCGACTTCATCGTCAAGCCACGCGGGCAATGGCACACGTTCTGGAACGCGAGCGACGAACCCGCCCGCATCCTCGAGATCATCTCCCCCGCAGGGTTCGAACAGTTCTTCGACGAGCTTGCCGGCCTCGGTGGTGTGCAACAGATCTCGACCGAGAACCTGGACGAGCTCTGTGCACGCTACGACCTGGAGATGGATGTCGACAGCGTTCCCGAGCTGTGCCATCGGTTCGGCTTGAGATTTCCCGGCGAACCGCTCTGA